Proteins from a genomic interval of Candidatus Desulfofervidus auxilii:
- a CDS encoding NAD(P)H-binding protein: protein MIFVTGGTGFVGNHIIGALLALGERVRCLVRPGSEKKLRYKVEIAKGDIFSPDLAEKMEGCKAVIHLIGIIREFPKKGITFEKLHVEATHFALEAAKKAGIKRFIHMSALGTGPEAISQYHKTKFRAENLVKESGLVYTIFRPSVIYGPYDHFVSMLSKIIKISPILPIIGDGLYKMQPVPVKTVALAFALSLHLPASENQVFEVGGAQVLSYKEIVDTIASVLNKKIKKVYVPLEMVNFFTKKLQNLSLYPLTEEMLTMLLAGNVAKDNKFYEIFPLKPIKFKEGLSYLK, encoded by the coding sequence ATGATCTTTGTTACAGGTGGTACAGGATTTGTTGGAAATCACATTATAGGTGCACTTTTGGCTTTAGGGGAAAGGGTAAGATGCCTTGTCAGACCTGGTTCAGAAAAAAAGCTTCGTTATAAAGTAGAAATTGCTAAAGGAGATATTTTTTCTCCTGATTTGGCAGAAAAGATGGAGGGCTGCAAAGCTGTAATCCATCTAATTGGAATCATCCGTGAGTTTCCAAAAAAAGGAATTACCTTTGAAAAACTTCATGTAGAGGCTACTCATTTTGCTTTAGAAGCAGCAAAAAAAGCAGGTATTAAAAGGTTTATCCATATGAGTGCCTTAGGAACAGGGCCAGAGGCAATTAGCCAATATCATAAGACCAAATTTAGGGCAGAGAATTTGGTAAAAGAAAGTGGGCTTGTTTATACAATATTTAGACCTTCAGTAATTTATGGCCCTTATGATCATTTTGTCAGTATGCTTTCAAAAATAATAAAAATTTCTCCTATCTTACCCATTATTGGTGATGGACTTTATAAGATGCAGCCTGTTCCTGTTAAAACTGTTGCTTTAGCCTTTGCCTTATCTTTACATCTCCCTGCCAGTGAAAATCAGGTCTTTGAAGTAGGAGGGGCTCAAGTATTAAGTTATAAAGAGATAGTAGATACAATAGCCAGTGTTTTAAATAAAAAAATTAAAAAAGTATATGTGCCTTTAGAAATGGTGAATTTTTTTACAAAAAAATTACAAAATTTATCTCTTTATCCTTTAACAGAAGAGATGCTTACTATGCTTTTAGCTGGAAATGTAGCAAAAGATAATAAATTTTATGAAATTTTTCCATTAAAACCAATAAAATTTAAGGAAGGATTGAGTTATTTAAAATGA
- a CDS encoding aminopeptidase P family protein: MEVFIKRLKRLRDLMKEKNIGSFFVSHPANRRYLSGFKAEDPQVGETAGVLLISQEKSFLFTDPRYADLAIKEAKGWEICVYHLNLFEEIEKVLKEMPPPLGFEANHLNYKFYQRLKEIYQNEILPTENLIESLRQIKEKEEIDAIKKALSMTEEIFLNLKDFLKPGLIEKEIAWWIEEKIRLKYKAELSFPPIVASGENSAIPHAVPTERKIKKNEPIIIDFGLRWEGYCADMTRTFYLSEPDERFKKIYETVFEAQKRALNGIKAGLKTDEADALARDFFKEKGLEKAFKHSLGHGVGILVHEMPALSPRKPALTLKRNMVVTIEPGLYFSEWGGVRIEDMVVIEENGCKRLNKTSNELKDWVIK, encoded by the coding sequence ATGGAAGTTTTTATAAAGAGGCTTAAAAGATTGAGAGATTTGATGAAAGAAAAAAACATTGGTAGTTTTTTTGTTTCACATCCAGCTAATCGTCGCTATTTAAGTGGATTTAAAGCGGAAGACCCACAAGTAGGAGAAACAGCTGGTGTATTACTTATTTCTCAAGAAAAATCATTTTTATTTACTGATCCACGTTATGCTGATTTAGCCATAAAAGAGGCAAAGGGATGGGAAATCTGTGTTTATCATTTAAATCTCTTTGAAGAAATTGAAAAAGTATTAAAAGAAATGCCTCCTCCTTTAGGTTTTGAGGCAAATCATTTGAATTATAAATTTTATCAAAGATTAAAAGAAATTTATCAAAATGAAATATTACCAACAGAAAATCTGATAGAGAGTTTACGTCAGATAAAGGAAAAAGAAGAAATTGATGCTATAAAAAAGGCACTTTCTATGACAGAAGAGATATTTTTAAATTTAAAAGATTTCTTAAAACCAGGTCTTATAGAAAAGGAAATTGCCTGGTGGATTGAAGAAAAGATTCGTTTAAAATATAAAGCAGAGCTTTCTTTCCCTCCTATTGTAGCTAGTGGAGAAAATAGTGCTATTCCTCATGCTGTTCCTACAGAAAGAAAAATTAAAAAAAATGAGCCTATAATTATTGATTTTGGATTAAGATGGGAAGGATATTGTGCAGATATGACACGCACATTTTATTTAAGTGAGCCAGATGAAAGGTTTAAAAAAATATATGAAACTGTATTTGAAGCGCAAAAACGGGCATTAAATGGGATAAAAGCAGGCTTAAAGACAGATGAAGCTGACGCATTAGCAAGAGATTTTTTTAAAGAAAAAGGGCTAGAAAAAGCATTTAAACATTCTTTAGGCCATGGAGTAGGAATTTTGGTTCATGAAATGCCAGCTCTTTCTCCAAGAAAGCCTGCTTTAACATTAAAAAGAAACATGGTAGTTACAATAGAGCCAGGACTTTATTTTAGTGAATGGGGTGGCGTCCGCATAGAGGACATGGTAGTAATTGAGGAAAATGGTTGTAAGAGGTTAAATAAAACCAGTAATGAATTAAAGGATTGGGTCATTAAATGA
- a CDS encoding CvpA family protein — translation MNVIDVIVLSLMGIFLILDGLRGFVKSIGFLVSFILGFWFAGHYAYIGVNYLKSWLPSILAYIISFVFILILVFIICHFLTFILKTLLRERTIRFFDHILGIFFGAIKGFFLATILFTFLNLFYPLPPEWKEKSFTYPYLYKLNRFMVKQIPQRMQLTNPKKVKHGKFI, via the coding sequence ATGAATGTCATAGATGTGATAGTTTTGTCTCTTATGGGTATCTTTTTAATTTTAGATGGTTTGAGAGGATTTGTTAAAAGCATTGGTTTTCTTGTTAGTTTTATATTAGGTTTTTGGTTTGCAGGACATTATGCATATATTGGAGTAAATTATTTAAAATCATGGCTCCCTTCAATCTTGGCTTATATAATAAGTTTTGTCTTTATCTTAATTTTGGTTTTTATTATATGTCATTTTCTTACCTTTATTTTAAAAACCCTTTTAAGAGAAAGAACAATAAGATTTTTTGATCATATTTTAGGTATCTTTTTTGGAGCAATAAAAGGATTTTTTTTGGCTACTATTTTATTTACATTTTTAAATCTTTTTTACCCTTTACCTCCTGAATGGAAAGAGAAATCTTTTACTTATCCTTATCTTTATAAATTAAATAGATTTATGGTGAAACAAATACCACAAAGGATGCAACTTACCAATCCAAAAAAGGTAAAACATGGCAAATTTATCTAG
- the mazG gene encoding nucleoside triphosphate pyrophosphohydrolase: MANLSRLEDIVASLRGENGCPWDKKQTPFTLKQYLLEEVYELIEAIEEENIEAIKEELGDVLFILVFIAHIYKEKNIFNLEEIIQYVAEKMIRRHPHVFGQEKAKDIEIIRARWEEIKNKEKKKKSILNGIPKTLPALTLAYKIGERASKVGFDWKNVEDVFEKMIEETEEFKKAIKENDTEKIKEELGDILFTWVNIARLLKISPEEALRGTIKKFKERFYFIENEIKRKGKSLNNASLYEMDRLWEQAKRK; encoded by the coding sequence ATGGCAAATTTATCTAGATTAGAAGATATTGTGGCAAGTTTAAGAGGAGAAAATGGTTGCCCATGGGATAAAAAACAAACTCCATTTACTTTAAAACAATATCTTTTAGAAGAAGTTTATGAGCTTATTGAGGCAATAGAGGAAGAAAATATTGAGGCTATAAAAGAAGAATTAGGTGATGTGTTATTTATTTTAGTTTTTATTGCTCATATATATAAAGAAAAAAATATTTTTAATTTGGAAGAGATTATTCAATATGTAGCAGAGAAGATGATTCGTCGCCACCCCCATGTTTTTGGTCAAGAGAAAGCAAAGGATATTGAGATCATTCGTGCTCGTTGGGAGGAAATAAAAAATAAGGAAAAAAAGAAAAAATCTATTTTAAATGGTATTCCTAAAACACTTCCTGCTTTAACTCTTGCTTATAAGATAGGAGAAAGGGCTTCAAAAGTAGGTTTTGATTGGAAAAATGTAGAAGATGTTTTTGAAAAAATGATTGAAGAAACAGAAGAATTTAAAAAAGCTATTAAGGAAAATGATACAGAAAAGATAAAAGAAGAATTAGGAGATATCCTTTTTACATGGGTAAATATAGCTAGATTATTAAAAATTTCTCCTGAGGAGGCATTGAGAGGAACAATAAAAAAATTTAAAGAACGATTTTATTTTATTGAAAATGAAATAAAAAGAAAAGGAAAATCCCTCAACAATGCTTCTTTGTATGAAATGGATCGTCTCTGGGAGCAGGCAAAGAGGAAATGA
- a CDS encoding FxsA family protein has product MIFLKLFILFTLVTILELALIIEVGSRIGIMYTILLIIGTAILGAYLAQSQGLAILMRIQNELKAGILPNDALIEGLLILIGGVLLLTPGFVTDTLGFLCILPPSRKRFREKLKAYFRNRIYWEIYYGG; this is encoded by the coding sequence ATGATTTTTTTAAAATTATTCATACTTTTTACTCTTGTTACCATATTGGAATTAGCGCTTATCATTGAAGTAGGTAGCCGTATAGGAATAATGTACACTATATTGTTAATTATTGGGACAGCTATATTAGGAGCTTATTTAGCTCAAAGTCAAGGTTTAGCTATACTTATGCGTATCCAAAATGAATTAAAAGCAGGCATATTACCTAATGATGCTCTTATAGAAGGATTGCTTATTCTTATTGGTGGTGTTTTACTTTTAACACCTGGCTTTGTTACGGATACTTTAGGTTTTCTTTGCATCTTACCACCTAGCCGAAAAAGGTTTAGAGAAAAGTTAAAAGCTTACTTTCGGAATCGAATTTATTGGGAAATTTATTATGGAGGCTGA
- a CDS encoding DUF370 domain-containing protein gives MGVKLLSIGFGSSVAISRIVAILTPNSAPMRRLREEAKKNGRLVDATFGRKTRSIIITDSNHVILSSLHAETLAQRLSTIYHEEE, from the coding sequence ATGGGGGTTAAATTGCTAAGTATTGGTTTTGGTAGTAGTGTAGCTATTAGTAGGATTGTTGCTATTCTTACACCTAATTCTGCGCCTATGAGGAGATTGCGTGAAGAAGCAAAAAAAAATGGACGGTTAGTAGATGCTACTTTTGGTAGAAAAACACGTTCTATCATTATCACTGATAGTAATCATGTTATTCTTTCATCTTTACATGCTGAAACACTTGCTCAAAGATTATCTACTATTTATCATGAGGAGGAATAA
- the gmk gene encoding guanylate kinase — protein MRRNKGNIFVISAPSGTGKTTLIRILMSRFPEMVFSVSCTTRPPRPGELHGRDYFFITETEFKNMVEHGEMLEWAKVHGHYYGTPLPFIKEKLAAGKDIILDIDVQGARQVKEKLPEAILIFIIPPSLKELKKRLLKRSTESLEIIAKRLKVAQKEIEMAKEFDFIVVNTEIKTALKELECIIFATKAKTIKRWHLAEKLLEEMLPV, from the coding sequence ATGAGGAGGAATAAAGGAAATATTTTTGTTATTTCTGCCCCTTCGGGTACAGGTAAAACTACCCTTATTAGAATTTTAATGTCACGTTTTCCTGAAATGGTCTTTTCTGTTTCCTGTACTACTCGTCCACCACGTCCTGGAGAATTACATGGTCGAGATTATTTTTTTATAACTGAAACAGAATTTAAAAATATGGTTGAACATGGTGAAATGTTAGAATGGGCAAAGGTTCATGGACATTATTATGGAACTCCATTGCCTTTTATTAAAGAGAAACTTGCTGCTGGTAAAGATATTATTTTAGATATTGATGTCCAAGGTGCACGTCAGGTAAAAGAAAAATTGCCAGAAGCAATTTTAATCTTTATTATTCCTCCTTCTTTAAAAGAATTAAAAAAAAGGCTTCTTAAACGTTCTACAGAATCTTTAGAAATAATAGCAAAAAGATTAAAGGTTGCACAAAAAGAGATAGAGATGGCAAAAGAATTTGATTTTATTGTAGTTAATACAGAGATTAAAACAGCTTTAAAGGAATTAGAATGTATTATATTTGCTACAAAAGCTAAAACAATAAAAAGATGGCATCTAGCAGAAAAATTATTGGAAGAAATGTTGCCTGTTTAA
- a CDS encoding winged helix-turn-helix transcriptional regulator, whose amino-acid sequence MGLTELDKKIIKALQKDLPLEGKPFAKVAKELGMKEEVLLKHIKRFIKKGIIRRFGATIFHNRSGFEANVMVAWEVPTERLDKVGKIMAKFPEITHCYARVSYPEWPYNLYTMIHGHSEEECREIVKKIAKITNIKHYRLLFTEHTFKRASMQYF is encoded by the coding sequence ATGGGATTAACTGAATTAGATAAAAAGATTATTAAAGCATTACAAAAAGATTTACCTTTGGAAGGAAAACCATTTGCAAAAGTAGCAAAAGAGCTTGGGATGAAAGAAGAAGTATTACTTAAACACATAAAACGTTTTATTAAAAAAGGAATTATAAGAAGATTTGGGGCTACAATTTTTCATAATCGCTCAGGTTTTGAAGCCAATGTAATGGTAGCTTGGGAGGTACCAACTGAGCGTTTAGATAAAGTAGGTAAAATTATGGCAAAATTTCCAGAAATTACTCATTGTTATGCTAGAGTTAGTTATCCAGAATGGCCATATAATCTTTATACTATGATACATGGTCATAGTGAAGAGGAATGTCGTGAAATTGTTAAAAAAATTGCTAAAATTACAAACATTAAGCATTATCGTCTTTTATTTACTGAGCATACTTTCAAACGAGCTTCTATGCAGTATTTTTAA
- a CDS encoding DUF401 family protein — MALLKLIFLFFFLVFLLKKRWLLGHALFLAAILCGLIQNLSILQICFSFITAITYKQNLLLACVIISILIFAHSLEKTGYIRHIIDIFQGVFPWPRLNLMILPALIGLLPMPGGAIFSAPFIEEIAKHYKISRTQQAIINYWFRHSWEYSWPLYPGLLLTVHLGQVGLFELAIIDLPIMILSFLFGYIFFLSPVKGKSFALKGQFWIFLKEIAPILTVIFLAGGSELIFHFLPRELFIILAVWVGIIWVWIRKKITLFQLYTILKDKTLLKVLYAVMAIFSFKQILIDSQIVLYANKTLISYHIPIAFIAFFLPFLVGLTIGLTLAFVGSTFPFIFSLLETTHTPLLPYVMLAYSSGIIGVLLSPMHLCLVLSIEYFHVEFSKTHQQLYWPCILMLFCIIIWFVFLRWLY; from the coding sequence ATGGCTCTCCTAAAATTAATTTTTCTTTTTTTCTTTTTAGTTTTTTTACTTAAAAAAAGATGGCTGTTAGGTCATGCCCTATTTTTAGCAGCTATTTTATGCGGATTGATACAAAATCTTTCTATTTTACAAATTTGTTTTTCGTTTATTACAGCTATAACTTATAAACAAAATCTTCTTTTAGCTTGTGTTATAATTTCAATTTTAATTTTTGCTCATAGTCTGGAAAAGACCGGTTATATTAGACATATAATTGATATTTTTCAGGGTGTTTTTCCTTGGCCTCGTTTAAATCTCATGATATTGCCTGCATTGATTGGCTTATTACCAATGCCTGGAGGGGCTATTTTTTCAGCACCATTTATAGAAGAGATAGCAAAGCATTATAAAATATCACGAACACAACAAGCAATAATCAATTATTGGTTTCGCCATAGTTGGGAATATTCTTGGCCACTTTATCCAGGTTTACTTTTAACTGTACATTTAGGTCAAGTAGGATTATTTGAATTAGCAATAATTGATTTGCCTATTATGATACTTTCTTTTCTTTTCGGATACATATTTTTTCTAAGTCCAGTAAAAGGGAAGAGTTTTGCCTTAAAAGGTCAATTTTGGATTTTTTTAAAAGAAATAGCTCCTATTCTTACTGTCATTTTTCTTGCTGGAGGAAGTGAACTTATTTTTCACTTTCTTCCTAGGGAATTGTTTATTATTCTGGCGGTATGGGTTGGGATTATCTGGGTATGGATAAGAAAAAAAATAACCTTATTTCAACTATATACTATTTTAAAGGACAAAACCCTTTTAAAAGTATTATATGCAGTGATGGCAATTTTTTCATTTAAACAAATTTTAATTGATAGCCAAATTGTTTTATATGCCAACAAAACACTTATAAGCTACCATATACCTATTGCCTTTATTGCATTTTTTTTGCCTTTTTTAGTAGGATTAACAATTGGTCTTACTCTTGCTTTTGTTGGTAGTACGTTTCCCTTTATCTTTAGTCTGCTTGAAACTACTCATACCCCTCTACTTCCCTACGTAATGCTTGCCTACTCCTCAGGAATAATAGGTGTTTTACTTTCACCTATGCATCTTTGTCTTGTACTCAGTATAGAGTACTTCCATGTTGAATTTAGCAAAACCCATCAGCAATTATACTGGCCATGCATATTAATGCTTTTTTGTATTATAATTTGGTTTGTATTTTTAAGATGGCTTTATTAA
- a CDS encoding ATP-binding protein produces the protein MKPIILVVDDEYETIQVIKSALSDEYRIITADNGKTALEKISLNPPDLVLLDLFMPEMDGIEFLKKAQSILNKYYIPVIAVTGYTEESKIEAFSLGCYDVIEKPFHLLQLKFKIKKVLQIREHLKTLKKKLYEKAERIKLAWEEAKRQSHYLNSIINAVDEGIRVVDLDFTVKLANAKMEKFFNIPVSEQIGKKCFVCSPVKDCHTPLCPIERIKVGETLVNREEFYGSPQKGVWIHKLSVPFKNEKGEIIGVIQTFHDITALKKVEEELRATVEELKNTQSFLVQQGKLMAIGQLAAGIAHEMNNPLGFVASNFRTLREYIADIKELLIAYQGLRERLERGEGVNGEIGHIKAIEEKVDIEFILEDIESLFKDTMDGIDRLTGIIKSLRDFSRIDQLEDYTEYDINEGIKSTLVITKNEYKYYAEVKTELGDIPPIYCHPNKINEVFLNLIVNAAQAIAGQNREEKGTIFIKTFKEGEFVYIQISDDGPGIPDEIKDKIFDPFFTTKPPGKGTGLGLSICYDIVVNKHKGQIWVESEVGKGTTFTVKLPIKPDLDKENEKRVNNH, from the coding sequence ATGAAGCCAATTATCCTTGTTGTTGATGATGAATATGAAACTATTCAGGTAATAAAATCTGCTCTTTCTGATGAGTATAGAATTATAACAGCAGACAATGGAAAGACAGCTTTAGAAAAGATTTCTTTAAATCCTCCTGATTTAGTGCTCCTTGATTTATTTATGCCAGAAATGGATGGCATTGAATTTTTAAAAAAAGCTCAATCTATTTTAAATAAATATTATATCCCTGTCATTGCCGTAACAGGTTATACTGAAGAAAGTAAGATAGAAGCCTTTTCTCTTGGCTGTTATGATGTAATTGAAAAGCCATTTCACCTTCTTCAACTCAAATTTAAGATAAAAAAAGTTTTGCAAATTAGAGAGCATCTAAAAACATTAAAGAAAAAACTTTATGAGAAAGCAGAAAGAATCAAATTAGCTTGGGAAGAGGCTAAGAGACAATCTCATTATCTCAATTCTATTATCAATGCCGTAGATGAAGGGATAAGGGTAGTGGATCTGGATTTTACCGTAAAATTAGCGAATGCAAAAATGGAGAAATTTTTTAATATACCGGTTTCAGAACAGATTGGCAAAAAGTGCTTTGTTTGCTCTCCAGTAAAGGATTGTCATACTCCTCTATGTCCAATAGAACGTATAAAGGTTGGTGAAACATTGGTAAATAGAGAAGAATTCTATGGTTCACCTCAGAAAGGAGTATGGATTCATAAGTTAAGTGTACCTTTTAAAAATGAAAAAGGAGAGATTATAGGAGTGATTCAAACTTTTCATGATATTACTGCTTTAAAAAAAGTAGAAGAGGAATTGAGGGCAACAGTAGAGGAGCTAAAAAATACTCAATCATTTTTAGTGCAACAAGGTAAGCTTATGGCTATTGGTCAATTAGCTGCAGGTATTGCTCATGAGATGAATAATCCTTTGGGATTTGTTGCAAGCAATTTTAGAACTTTAAGGGAATATATAGCAGACATAAAGGAGTTATTAATTGCCTATCAGGGTTTAAGGGAGCGTTTGGAGAGGGGGGAGGGGGTTAATGGTGAGATAGGGCATATAAAGGCAATTGAAGAGAAGGTGGATATTGAATTTATTTTAGAAGATATAGAGTCTCTTTTTAAGGATACAATGGATGGTATTGATAGACTTACTGGCATTATTAAAAGTTTAAGGGATTTTTCAAGGATTGATCAATTAGAAGATTATACAGAATATGATATAAATGAAGGGATAAAAAGTACATTAGTTATTACCAAGAATGAATACAAATACTATGCTGAAGTAAAGACAGAATTAGGTGATATTCCTCCTATTTATTGTCATCCAAATAAAATTAATGAAGTTTTTTTAAATCTTATTGTGAATGCTGCTCAGGCGATTGCTGGACAGAATAGGGAGGAAAAAGGGACAATTTTCATAAAGACTTTTAAAGAGGGTGAATTTGTTTATATTCAGATTAGTGATGATGGTCCTGGTATTCCTGATGAAATAAAGGATAAAATATTTGATCCATTTTTTACTACTAAGCCACCAGGGAAAGGGACGGGATTAGGATTAAGTATTTGCTATGATATTGTTGTTAATAAACATAAAGGGCAGATTTGGGTGGAAAGTGAAGTTGGTAAGGGAACTACTTTTACTGTGAAATTACCAATAAAACCTGATTTAGATAAAGAAAATGAGAAAAGAGTAAATAATCATTAA
- a CDS encoding ATP-binding protein, translating into MTNDEQLKYKVLFIEDDNICQICFKQFVKTKKLPYDYIIAGSVSEAKKILNSERFDVVIMDYLLNDGTAFDIFDLITDTPIIFVTGAGDEEVAVKAMKKGAYDYLIKDPDRNYLKMLPTVVENAIKHKKAEQRSRILSHAIMCINDSVYITDMDDKIIFVNKAFCKTYGYKEKEILSQHSRILWKEESASNNLKNISAKEFWHKMKDGTEFLVSLSRSVIKDENGNEVAIVGVTRDITKLKKTEEELRATVEELKNTQSFLVQQGKLMAIGQLAAGIAHEMNNPLGFVASNFRTLREYIADIKELLIAYQGLRERLERGEGVNGEIGHIKAIEEKVDIEFILEDIESLFKDTMDGIDRLTGIIKSLRDFSRIDQLEDYTEYDINEGIKSTLVITKNEYKYYAEVKTELGDIPPIYCHPNKINEVFLNLIVNAAQAIAGQNREEKGTIFIKTFKEGEFVYIQISDDGPGIPDEIKDKIFDPFFTTKPPGKGTGLGLSICYDIVVNKHKGQIWVESEVGKGTTFTVKLPIKPDLDKENGKKKNSFRR; encoded by the coding sequence ATGACAAATGATGAGCAATTGAAATACAAAGTTTTATTTATTGAAGATGATAATATCTGTCAAATATGTTTTAAGCAATTTGTTAAAACTAAAAAATTGCCATATGACTATATCATAGCAGGATCTGTTTCAGAAGCTAAGAAAATTTTAAATTCTGAGAGATTTGATGTTGTGATTATGGATTACTTACTTAATGATGGTACAGCATTTGATATTTTTGATTTAATAACGGATACACCAATCATTTTTGTTACTGGAGCTGGTGATGAAGAAGTTGCAGTTAAAGCTATGAAAAAAGGTGCATATGATTACCTAATAAAAGATCCAGACAGAAATTATCTTAAAATGCTTCCTACAGTTGTGGAAAATGCAATTAAACACAAAAAAGCAGAGCAACGTTCCAGAATTTTATCCCATGCTATTATGTGTATCAATGATAGTGTTTATATCACTGATATGGATGATAAAATTATTTTTGTTAATAAAGCATTTTGTAAAACTTATGGATATAAAGAAAAGGAAATTCTTTCACAACATAGTCGTATTCTTTGGAAGGAGGAATCCGCAAGTAATAATTTAAAAAATATTTCAGCCAAGGAGTTTTGGCATAAAATGAAGGATGGTACTGAATTTCTTGTTTCCCTTTCCCGATCAGTAATTAAAGATGAAAATGGAAATGAAGTTGCTATTGTTGGAGTAACTCGTGATATCACTAAACTTAAAAAAACAGAAGAGGAATTGAGGGCAACAGTAGAGGAGCTAAAAAATACTCAATCATTTTTAGTGCAACAAGGTAAGCTTATGGCTATTGGTCAATTAGCTGCAGGTATTGCTCATGAGATGAATAATCCTTTGGGATTTGTTGCAAGCAATTTTAGAACTTTAAGGGAATATATAGCAGACATAAAGGAGTTATTAATTGCCTATCAGGGTTTAAGGGAGCGTTTGGAGAGGGGGGAGGGGGTTAATGGTGAGATAGGGCATATAAAGGCAATTGAAGAGAAGGTGGATATTGAATTTATTTTAGAAGATATAGAGTCTCTTTTTAAGGATACAATGGATGGTATTGATAGACTTACTGGCATTATTAAAAGTTTAAGGGATTTTTCAAGGATTGATCAATTAGAAGATTATACAGAATATGATATAAATGAAGGGATAAAAAGTACATTAGTTATTACCAAGAATGAATACAAATACTATGCTGAAGTAAAGACAGAATTAGGTGATATTCCTCCTATTTATTGTCATCCAAATAAAATTAATGAAGTTTTTTTAAATCTTATTGTGAATGCTGCTCAGGCGATTGCTGGACAGAATAGGGAGGAAAAAGGGACAATTTTCATAAAGACTTTTAAAGAGGGTGAATTTGTTTATATTCAGATTAGTGATGATGGTCCTGGTATTCCTGATGAAATAAAGGATAAAATATTTGATCCATTTTTTACTACTAAGCCACCAGGGAAAGGGACGGGATTAGGATTAAGTATTTGCTATGATATTGTTGTTAATAAACATAAAGGGCAGATTTGGGTGGAAAGTGAAGTTGGTAAGGGAACTACTTTTACTGTGAAATTACCAATAAAACCTGATTTAGATAAAGAAAATGGAAAGAAAAAAAATTCTTTTCGTAGATGA